A single genomic interval of Picosynechococcus sp. PCC 7003 harbors:
- a CDS encoding Ycf34 family protein produces the protein MCICVDCEYVDRCETYHVVETQHQQPHLTDQPDFSPIEPTINVNIRSEGEIIEMEWDVVGCASFSQEKGKWARLRPGEAIPT, from the coding sequence ATGTGCATTTGCGTGGACTGTGAATATGTTGACCGCTGCGAAACCTACCATGTCGTTGAAACCCAACACCAACAACCCCACCTGACCGACCAGCCTGATTTTTCGCCCATCGAACCGACGATCAACGTCAATATCCGCTCCGAGGGGGAAATAATCGAAATGGAATGGGATGTGGTGGGTTGCGCGAGTTTTTCCCAAGAAAAAGGAAAATGGGCGCGGCTCCGGCCTGGGGAGGCGATTCCCACTTAG
- the rpsD gene encoding 30S ribosomal protein S4, which translates to MARYRGARLRITRRLGELPGLTRKSARREYPPGQHGQGRRKRSEYAIRLEEKQKLRFNYGVSEKQLIRYVRKARRTTGSTGQTILQLLEMRLDNTVFRLGMAGTIPGARQLVNHGHILVNGRVVDIPSYQCRPGDVITVRDRDRSRKLVEANMEFPGLANIPSHLEFDKPTLTGKVNGIIEREWVALQINELLVVEYYSRMA; encoded by the coding sequence ATGGCTCGTTATCGTGGAGCACGTCTACGCATCACCCGTAGACTCGGAGAATTACCGGGTTTAACCCGTAAAAGCGCCCGTCGGGAATATCCCCCGGGACAGCATGGCCAGGGTCGCCGCAAGCGTTCTGAATATGCAATTCGTTTAGAAGAGAAGCAAAAGCTACGCTTCAATTATGGTGTGTCTGAGAAGCAACTGATTCGTTATGTGCGTAAAGCGCGTCGGACGACTGGTTCTACCGGACAGACGATTCTGCAGTTGTTAGAAATGCGCTTGGATAATACCGTCTTCCGTCTGGGGATGGCTGGTACTATTCCTGGGGCACGCCAGTTGGTAAACCATGGTCACATCTTGGTCAATGGCCGGGTTGTGGATATTCCGAGCTACCAATGTCGTCCTGGAGATGTGATCACTGTGCGTGACCGCGATCGCTCTCGGAAATTAGTCGAAGCGAACATGGAATTTCCTGGTTTAGCGAATATTCCTAGCCACTTGGAATTTGATAAGCCCACTTTGACCGGCAAGGTTAACGGCATCATCGAACGGGAATGGGTTGCTCTGCAGATTAATGAGCTACTCGTGGTGGAATACTACTCCCGGATGGCCTAA
- a CDS encoding Mo-dependent nitrogenase C-terminal domain-containing protein: MNSSPSNRHHLRYSGFFRNRRFDLFQSLRFWLNAIEFTTPEAAHLVCRLIPAQCPFARDVSLLGRVLFSIPPLCKLNPLYNELVALRFRALTFLAETGEDINMYCQ; the protein is encoded by the coding sequence ATGAACTCTTCCCCTAGTAATCGTCATCATCTCCGTTATTCTGGCTTCTTTCGTAACCGACGCTTCGACTTATTTCAATCCCTACGATTTTGGCTAAATGCCATCGAATTTACAACTCCTGAAGCCGCCCATCTCGTCTGTCGCTTGATTCCTGCCCAATGTCCCTTTGCCCGCGATGTGAGCCTGTTAGGTCGCGTTTTGTTTAGTATTCCGCCCCTGTGCAAACTCAATCCCCTCTATAACGAACTGGTCGCACTCCGCTTCCGGGCCCTCACCTTCCTCGCTGAAACCGGTGAAGACATCAACATGTACTGCCAATGA
- the modB gene encoding molybdate ABC transporter permease subunit, producing MFSPEAIAIVLPAFWISLKVAGFATILSAFLGGGLAYGVVRYQFWGKFWLEAIATLPLVMPPTVVGFYLLQLLSQQGLLGFWLDQWLQIRLIFSWQGATIAATVMAFPLMFKSTKVALQSVNPIYLEAAATLGQSEWQIFWRVWLPLANRGVLVGILLSFTRALGEFGATLMVAGNIPGLTQTMPMAIYEAVQTGNQTLAAIFVAILTGISFLSLLMTQYLESRTATKPQFFR from the coding sequence ATGTTTTCGCCTGAGGCGATCGCCATTGTGTTGCCTGCCTTCTGGATTTCCCTCAAGGTGGCCGGATTCGCCACGATTTTATCGGCGTTTTTGGGGGGCGGTTTGGCCTATGGAGTGGTGCGTTATCAGTTCTGGGGGAAGTTTTGGCTAGAGGCGATCGCCACTCTACCGTTAGTGATGCCGCCTACTGTCGTTGGGTTTTATCTCTTACAACTTTTGAGTCAACAGGGCTTGCTGGGATTTTGGTTAGATCAATGGCTGCAAATTCGCCTCATTTTTTCCTGGCAAGGGGCGACCATCGCGGCGACGGTCATGGCCTTCCCCCTCATGTTTAAAAGCACTAAAGTGGCTCTACAAAGCGTCAATCCCATTTATTTAGAGGCGGCAGCGACCCTGGGGCAATCGGAATGGCAAATTTTTTGGCGTGTGTGGCTGCCATTAGCCAACCGGGGCGTTTTAGTGGGAATTTTGCTGAGTTTTACCCGGGCCCTCGGTGAATTTGGCGCGACTCTGATGGTGGCTGGCAATATCCCTGGGCTAACCCAAACGATGCCCATGGCCATTTATGAAGCTGTGCAAACGGGAAATCAGACCCTTGCGGCCATATTTGTGGCGATTTTGACGGGGATTTCTTTCCTCAGTTTACTGATGACCCAATACCTAGAATCTCGTACCGCAACTAAACCGCAGTTTTTCCGATAA
- a CDS encoding DUF362 domain-containing protein — MSTVSLLAAQAYELPELRQSLEALLEPLGGMAAFVKPGDRVLLKPNMLTGARPTKECITRKEIVYCVAQMVLEAGGKPFIGDSPAFGSAQGVAKNNGYLPLLEELGIPLVEFHGKRYRTEGDNYQNLRLSKEAMEADVVINLPKVKSHVQLTLTLGVKNLFGCVPGKMKAWWHMEAGKNPEQFATMLIETAQAIAPDLTILDGIIGHEGNGPSGGEPKQLGVLGASADVFALDRAMVDILGVEPELVPTVAKSMELGLCSDLAEIHFPLATPKQLAIASWKLPEALMPIDFALPRILKSTFRNLYIRFIKEPLASYSGK, encoded by the coding sequence ATGTCTACCGTTAGCTTACTTGCGGCCCAAGCCTACGAATTGCCTGAACTGCGCCAATCCCTAGAGGCGTTACTGGAACCCTTGGGGGGCATGGCAGCTTTTGTGAAACCTGGCGATCGCGTTTTGCTGAAACCGAATATGCTCACCGGGGCGCGACCGACCAAAGAATGTATTACCCGTAAGGAAATCGTTTACTGCGTCGCTCAGATGGTTCTAGAGGCAGGTGGCAAACCCTTTATTGGCGATAGTCCGGCCTTTGGGTCAGCCCAGGGGGTCGCGAAAAACAATGGCTATTTACCCTTGTTAGAAGAATTGGGGATTCCCCTGGTGGAGTTCCACGGCAAACGGTACCGTACGGAAGGGGACAACTATCAAAATTTGCGCCTCTCGAAGGAAGCGATGGAGGCGGATGTGGTGATTAATCTGCCCAAGGTAAAATCCCACGTGCAACTGACCTTGACTTTGGGGGTGAAGAATTTGTTTGGCTGCGTCCCTGGGAAAATGAAGGCTTGGTGGCACATGGAAGCGGGTAAAAACCCCGAACAGTTTGCGACGATGCTCATCGAAACAGCCCAGGCGATCGCCCCGGATTTAACGATCCTCGATGGGATTATTGGCCACGAAGGCAATGGCCCCAGTGGTGGCGAACCGAAGCAATTGGGCGTATTGGGTGCCTCTGCTGACGTTTTTGCCCTAGACCGGGCAATGGTAGATATTTTGGGCGTCGAACCAGAATTAGTGCCGACGGTGGCGAAATCCATGGAACTGGGACTCTGTAGTGATCTTGCCGAAATTCATTTTCCCCTAGCGACGCCGAAACAATTGGCGATCGCCAGTTGGAAGCTCCCCGAAGCCTTGATGCCCATTGATTTTGCCCTGCCGCGCATCCTCAAATCCACCTTTCGGAACCTCTACATTCGCTTTATCAAGGAACCCCTGGCTTCCTATAGCGGCAAGTAA
- a CDS encoding branched-chain amino acid ABC transporter permease: MVGYLVYLTISAATYGIFCLGLNLQWGFTGLINFGHVAFMTVGAYATVLLSSQGVPLLLSLAIGAGCAALLGLLIGLSTLRLREDYLAIVTIGVSELVRLVALNEEWLTRGAFGVQGYPLPLGGFRPNQVGKIALIFWLTIIAIFAVWQLWRGLRWRWKKLKKQEKSGLGVVVWGILGGGIITSLFINGCIALQNYNYKAGLMLLSVIALTLVYAGLEYLVQSPWGRVLKAIREDEEIPRALGKNVFWYKLQAFMLGGAIAGGAGSFYAWQLTNVYPANFDPLVTFNAWTIVVLGGAGTNPGTLIGALIFFAYDSLTRFVLPQLNLVDDARLGALRVMVIGLILMVLMVWRPQGILGNKDELTLGK, translated from the coding sequence ATGGTCGGCTATCTCGTCTATCTCACCATCTCAGCGGCAACCTACGGTATTTTTTGTCTGGGCCTAAATTTGCAATGGGGCTTTACGGGCCTGATTAACTTTGGTCATGTGGCCTTTATGACCGTCGGAGCCTACGCCACAGTTTTACTCTCCAGCCAAGGCGTGCCCTTACTGCTCTCCCTGGCGATTGGCGCGGGGTGCGCGGCCTTACTAGGGCTGCTCATTGGCCTCTCAACCCTGCGGCTGCGGGAAGATTATTTGGCAATTGTGACCATTGGGGTGTCTGAATTGGTGCGGTTGGTGGCCCTCAACGAAGAGTGGTTAACAAGGGGGGCCTTTGGGGTGCAGGGTTATCCGTTGCCCCTGGGAGGCTTTCGGCCTAATCAGGTGGGTAAGATTGCTTTAATTTTTTGGTTGACAATCATTGCAATTTTTGCGGTGTGGCAACTGTGGCGGGGGTTGCGCTGGCGCTGGAAAAAACTCAAAAAACAGGAAAAATCTGGTCTAGGAGTCGTCGTTTGGGGCATCCTTGGGGGCGGGATTATCACCAGTTTGTTTATCAATGGCTGCATTGCCCTCCAAAATTACAACTACAAAGCAGGGCTGATGCTGCTGTCGGTGATTGCCTTGACCTTGGTGTATGCAGGTTTGGAATATTTGGTGCAATCCCCCTGGGGCCGGGTGCTTAAGGCGATTCGCGAAGATGAAGAAATTCCCCGTGCTCTCGGTAAGAATGTCTTTTGGTATAAATTACAGGCCTTTATGCTCGGTGGGGCGATCGCCGGTGGGGCGGGTTCTTTTTATGCATGGCAATTAACCAACGTTTATCCAGCTAATTTCGATCCGTTAGTCACCTTCAACGCCTGGACAATTGTGGTTTTGGGCGGCGCTGGCACGAATCCCGGCACTTTAATCGGTGCGCTCATTTTCTTTGCCTATGACTCCCTGACGCGGTTTGTGTTGCCCCAGTTGAACTTGGTGGACGATGCCCGCCTGGGAGCTTTGCGGGTGATGGTGATTGGTCTAATTTTGATGGTGTTGATGGTGTGGCGGCCCCAGGGCATTTTGGGCAATAAAGATGAGTTGACCCTCGGTAAATAA
- a CDS encoding 4'-phosphopantetheinyl transferase superfamily protein has translation MAVSVEYWLISLEQLGLSTKLWSLLSDAEQQRAKGFKFLDLQRRFILARAGLRQILGFYLQRDPRAIAFDYGDHGKPLLPDIAFNLSHTHKLALCAISLDFPQAHLGADLEAKRRKSDILGLAKRFFTATESNFLQQLPETARQSAFLQLWTAKEAYLKGIGCGLQGGLDRVEVRLTPTPQLLTSEQQPWSLSLFAPSADHWGAIAIDQPGAQFTNRGEWMLYDGAV, from the coding sequence ATGGCAGTGTCGGTGGAATATTGGCTAATTTCCCTGGAGCAACTGGGACTGTCAACAAAGCTGTGGTCGCTATTGAGCGATGCTGAACAGCAGCGGGCCAAGGGGTTTAAATTTCTAGACTTGCAACGGCGTTTTATTTTGGCGCGGGCCGGTTTACGGCAAATCCTTGGGTTTTATCTCCAGCGAGATCCAAGGGCGATCGCCTTTGATTATGGTGACCACGGCAAACCGCTGTTACCGGACATTGCGTTTAATTTATCCCACACACACAAATTAGCCCTCTGCGCCATTAGCTTAGACTTCCCCCAAGCCCATTTAGGGGCGGATTTAGAAGCAAAAAGACGAAAAAGTGACATTCTAGGGCTAGCAAAACGATTTTTCACAGCGACAGAATCTAATTTCCTGCAACAGCTGCCAGAAACAGCGCGACAATCAGCCTTTTTGCAACTCTGGACAGCAAAGGAAGCTTATCTAAAGGGAATCGGCTGCGGTCTCCAAGGGGGCCTAGACCGCGTCGAAGTCCGCTTAACGCCGACGCCACAACTCTTGACGTCAGAGCAACAGCCTTGGTCATTATCGCTGTTTGCCCCCAGCGCTGATCATTGGGGGGCGATCGCCATTGATCAACCCGGTGCCCAGTTTACAAACCGGGGGGAATGGATGCTATATGATGGGGCAGTTTGA
- the mdh gene encoding malate dehydrogenase, translated as MCAIAVPSISCKAPQVTVIGAGKVGSTLAQRVIEKNLADVVLLDIVEGLPQGIALDLYEAQGLEGHHKTILGTNDYADTTGSDIVVITAGLARKPGMSREDLLHYNAKIVVHAAREAMERSPQAIFIVVTNPMDVMTYLTWKATGLPVNHVLGMGGVLDSSRLRTFIAMELGVSTGDVSTLVLGGHGDLMVPLPHYCTVSGIPITELMDAAKIQGLIERTRNGGAEIVSLLKTGSAFYAPASSVCHMIESLIQDQSRLLPASVYLQGQYGLTDLFLGVPCQLGCRGVEAIVDIPLTDEELAQLHRSAASVRDSFDKALSKLSL; from the coding sequence ATGTGTGCGATCGCCGTCCCTTCCATTTCCTGTAAAGCACCCCAAGTGACGGTGATCGGTGCCGGGAAAGTTGGTAGTACCCTGGCCCAACGGGTTATCGAAAAAAACCTCGCCGATGTGGTCTTGCTCGATATTGTTGAAGGTCTTCCCCAAGGCATTGCCCTTGATTTATACGAGGCCCAGGGTTTAGAAGGCCACCACAAAACAATTCTCGGCACCAATGATTATGCGGATACGACGGGTTCTGACATCGTGGTGATTACCGCTGGGCTGGCCCGCAAACCCGGCATGAGTCGAGAAGATCTGCTCCATTACAATGCCAAGATCGTCGTCCATGCTGCGAGAGAAGCCATGGAGCGTAGCCCCCAAGCCATTTTTATCGTGGTGACGAACCCGATGGATGTGATGACCTACCTGACTTGGAAGGCGACGGGTTTACCAGTGAACCATGTGCTGGGCATGGGGGGCGTTTTAGATTCTTCCCGTCTGCGCACCTTTATTGCGATGGAACTGGGGGTTAGTACCGGAGATGTTTCAACCCTCGTCCTTGGTGGCCATGGAGATTTGATGGTGCCGCTGCCCCATTACTGTACGGTCAGTGGCATCCCGATTACTGAGCTGATGGATGCCGCTAAAATTCAAGGATTGATCGAACGCACGCGCAATGGTGGTGCAGAAATTGTGTCCCTCCTCAAAACAGGCAGTGCTTTCTATGCCCCTGCGTCATCTGTTTGTCACATGATTGAGTCCCTCATTCAGGATCAATCCCGCCTGTTGCCCGCCTCGGTGTATCTGCAAGGTCAGTATGGTTTGACGGATTTATTTTTGGGCGTGCCCTGTCAGTTGGGCTGTCGTGGTGTGGAAGCGATTGTTGACATCCCCTTGACGGATGAAGAATTGGCACAATTGCATCGCTCTGCGGCCTCGGTACGGGATAGCTTTGATAAAGCCCTCTCTAAACTGAGTCTTTAA
- a CDS encoding NAD(P)H-quinone oxidoreductase subunit O yields MAAKLKKGSLVRVIKEQFTNSLEAKASDSRLPAYFFGSQGEILDLDDEYAFVRFYTPTPSVWLRLDQLEAV; encoded by the coding sequence ATGGCGGCTAAACTAAAGAAAGGAAGCCTTGTGCGGGTGATTAAAGAACAATTCACCAACAGCCTCGAAGCAAAAGCGAGTGACTCTCGTTTACCCGCCTACTTTTTCGGGAGCCAAGGCGAAATCCTCGATCTCGACGATGAATACGCCTTTGTGCGTTTTTATACCCCAACCCCCAGTGTTTGGCTCCGTCTCGATCAACTCGAAGCTGTCTAA
- a CDS encoding chromophore lyase CpcT/CpeT yields MSHSTDAHTLARWMAGEFSNESQALANPPLWAHIKVCMRPLPNQFFDGYGLYLEQAYSSDTSAPYRLRLFHIKPVDDHMELVHYKPKDDAKTKYMGAARNPAMMQHFDMADLDPMPGCDMIVTWSGTSFKGTVQAGKGCRVVRYNKESYLDNSFEITDNALISIDRGRDPVTDKILWGSLAGAFEFEKINNFSGEVQPH; encoded by the coding sequence ATGTCCCACTCTACCGATGCCCATACCCTTGCCCGCTGGATGGCAGGGGAATTTTCTAACGAATCCCAAGCCCTCGCTAATCCCCCTCTCTGGGCCCACATCAAAGTTTGTATGCGTCCCCTGCCCAATCAATTCTTTGATGGCTATGGTCTCTACCTCGAACAGGCTTATAGCTCCGATACCTCTGCCCCCTACCGTTTGCGCCTCTTCCACATCAAACCCGTCGATGATCACATGGAACTGGTACATTACAAACCCAAAGACGATGCCAAAACCAAATACATGGGCGCCGCCCGCAACCCTGCCATGATGCAGCACTTTGATATGGCGGATCTAGACCCGATGCCCGGTTGCGACATGATTGTTACCTGGAGTGGGACGAGCTTTAAGGGCACTGTCCAAGCTGGGAAAGGCTGCCGGGTTGTGCGTTATAACAAAGAAAGCTACCTCGACAATAGCTTTGAAATCACCGATAACGCGTTGATCAGTATTGATCGCGGTCGTGATCCGGTCACCGATAAGATCCTCTGGGGTTCCCTGGCGGGGGCGTTTGAGTTTGAAAAGATCAACAATTTCTCCGGGGAAGTTCAACCCCATTAA
- the pyrC gene encoding dihydroorotase, translating to METLTLTRPDDWHLHLRDGAALKAVLPDTVRQFARAIVMPNLKPPVRSVADAAAYRDRILAAIPAGQTFEPLMTLYLTDNTSPAEIQAAKASGFVKAVKYYPAGATTNSDFGVTDIRNCDAVFEAMQAVDLPLLLHGEVTDHRVDVFDREKVFIETYLCPLKERFPQLRIVLEHITTKDAVEFVLSSDEKVAATITPQHLLFNRNSIFQGGIRPHFYCLPILKRETHREALLAAATSGNPKFFLGTDSAPHGRDRKESDCGCAGCYSALHALELYATVFEEAEALDLLEGFASFYGPDFYQLPRNTEKITLTKTPWQIPAELPFPESSLVPLWAGQELTWKFTP from the coding sequence ATGGAAACACTCACCCTTACCCGCCCCGATGACTGGCACTTGCACCTCCGGGATGGTGCAGCCCTCAAAGCTGTTTTACCCGATACAGTGCGCCAATTCGCCCGGGCTATCGTTATGCCTAATCTCAAGCCCCCGGTGCGTAGCGTTGCCGATGCCGCCGCCTACCGCGATCGCATTTTGGCGGCCATTCCTGCAGGGCAAACCTTTGAACCGTTGATGACTCTTTACCTGACGGACAATACCAGTCCCGCCGAAATTCAGGCCGCGAAAGCATCAGGGTTTGTCAAAGCAGTGAAATATTATCCCGCTGGGGCAACGACCAATTCAGACTTTGGCGTGACGGATATCCGCAACTGTGATGCGGTGTTTGAGGCGATGCAAGCGGTTGATCTGCCCCTGCTGCTCCATGGGGAGGTAACGGATCATCGAGTGGATGTGTTTGACCGGGAAAAAGTTTTTATCGAAACCTACCTCTGTCCCCTTAAGGAACGCTTTCCGCAGCTACGGATCGTTTTAGAGCACATCACCACCAAAGATGCAGTGGAATTTGTCCTCTCTAGCGATGAAAAAGTGGCGGCGACGATTACCCCCCAGCATTTGTTGTTCAATCGCAACAGTATTTTCCAGGGCGGCATTCGCCCCCATTTCTACTGTTTACCGATTTTGAAACGCGAGACCCACCGGGAAGCCCTGCTAGCAGCGGCGACCTCTGGTAATCCCAAATTTTTCCTCGGCACCGATAGTGCGCCCCATGGCCGCGATCGCAAAGAAAGTGACTGCGGTTGTGCGGGGTGTTATTCGGCGCTCCATGCCCTGGAGTTATACGCCACAGTGTTTGAAGAAGCGGAAGCCTTGGATCTGCTCGAGGGTTTTGCCAGTTTCTATGGGCCAGATTTCTACCAACTGCCCCGTAATACAGAAAAAATTACTTTAACGAAAACCCCCTGGCAGATTCCCGCTGAGTTGCCTTTTCCGGAATCGAGTTTGGTGCCCCTCTGGGCTGGTCAGGAATTAACCTGGAAATTTACCCCTTAG
- a CDS encoding branched-chain amino acid ABC transporter permease, translated as MATFLSTYGYLIVSTLLGALLGISVYLPLMAGQLSLATPGFYALGGYIAAILSTQAIAFTGTTFPLPWLLGEMALAGFASGIVALIIGVPVLRLRGIYLAIATIALVEIVRVLSLNLPITGGAVGIFGIPQPFPSPLGYLWLVGPLLIIVGVLVWRLENTKVGRAFNAIREDELAASAMGINPTQYKVLAFVLGAILAGIVGAIAAHFLNTWNARQGTFDASITYLAFVLVGGSRTFLGPILGGIVLTALPEVLRGLGDARLIFFGLLLLLGTIFYPQGFITPELLRRCLPAALKPKI; from the coding sequence ATGGCGACATTTTTGAGTACCTACGGCTATTTGATCGTCTCGACTCTCCTGGGGGCGCTGTTGGGGATCTCGGTTTACTTGCCATTGATGGCGGGGCAGCTTTCTCTGGCGACACCGGGTTTCTATGCCCTGGGGGGTTACATTGCGGCGATCCTCTCGACCCAGGCGATCGCCTTTACGGGGACAACCTTTCCACTGCCTTGGCTCCTGGGGGAAATGGCCCTGGCGGGATTCGCCTCTGGGATTGTTGCCCTGATCATTGGGGTGCCCGTGCTGCGGTTACGGGGAATTTATTTGGCGATCGCCACCATTGCCCTCGTCGAAATTGTCCGGGTATTGTCGTTAAATTTGCCCATCACCGGAGGGGCCGTGGGAATTTTTGGCATTCCCCAACCCTTTCCCAGTCCCCTGGGTTATCTGTGGTTGGTGGGGCCGTTGCTAATCATTGTGGGCGTTTTGGTGTGGCGTCTGGAAAATACCAAGGTGGGCCGCGCCTTTAACGCCATTCGTGAGGATGAACTCGCCGCCAGTGCCATGGGCATTAACCCGACCCAGTATAAAGTTTTAGCCTTTGTGTTGGGGGCCATTTTAGCGGGGATTGTCGGGGCGATCGCCGCTCATTTTCTCAACACCTGGAATGCCCGCCAAGGAACCTTTGATGCCAGCATTACCTACCTTGCCTTTGTGTTGGTCGGGGGTAGCCGTACCTTTTTGGGGCCAATCTTGGGGGGCATTGTCCTTACGGCGCTCCCGGAAGTATTGCGAGGTCTAGGGGATGCCCGGTTAATTTTCTTCGGTTTGCTGTTGCTGCTGGGCACGATTTTCTATCCCCAGGGTTTCATCACCCCAGAACTGCTTCGCCGTTGTTTACCTGCTGCCCTGAAGCCTAAAATCTAG
- a CDS encoding branched-chain amino acid ABC transporter permease, translating to MDLTLFLQQLLNGLSIGSVYAIFALGYTLVFSILGIINFAHGAIFTLGAYFTYLFVGGQFGFNGFLAQVKLPFALPFGLALLIGCGLAGCVSVLLEWLAFRPLRQRGADPLLSLVSSLGAAVVIVNGIQLLVGAEIYTFPADIYGGLPESINFGSPEQPILIRTVQLIILVVSALVVTLLTYGMTQTKFGKAIQAVAEDSTTASLLGINTEQVVRVTFFISGALAGLAGTLVGSSVSIAGPYFGISYGLKGLGVIVLGGLGNIPGAVLGGLIIGMAEAFIPADFSGYREAIAFALLFGMLLLRPQGLLGQKTIQKV from the coding sequence ATGGATCTTACCCTGTTCCTCCAGCAACTTCTCAATGGTCTTTCCATTGGTAGTGTCTACGCGATTTTTGCCCTGGGTTATACCCTCGTTTTTTCGATTCTTGGCATTATTAATTTTGCCCATGGGGCGATTTTTACCCTAGGTGCTTACTTTACCTATCTTTTTGTCGGGGGACAATTTGGGTTCAATGGGTTTTTAGCCCAGGTGAAATTACCCTTTGCCCTGCCCTTCGGTTTAGCCTTATTAATCGGGTGTGGCCTCGCGGGCTGTGTGTCGGTGTTATTGGAATGGCTCGCTTTTCGCCCCTTGCGCCAACGGGGCGCCGATCCCCTCCTGAGTCTGGTGTCCAGCTTGGGGGCCGCAGTGGTTATTGTCAATGGGATTCAGCTGTTGGTGGGTGCAGAAATCTATACGTTTCCGGCGGATATTTATGGTGGTTTACCGGAGTCAATTAACTTCGGTTCCCCAGAGCAACCTATTTTGATCCGGACGGTACAACTAATTATCTTGGTGGTGTCTGCACTGGTTGTGACTTTGCTGACCTACGGCATGACCCAGACGAAATTTGGGAAAGCGATCCAAGCGGTGGCAGAGGATAGTACGACCGCCAGCCTGTTAGGAATTAATACGGAACAGGTGGTGCGGGTGACGTTTTTTATTAGCGGGGCCTTGGCGGGACTAGCCGGAACGTTGGTGGGGTCTAGTGTGAGTATTGCGGGGCCTTATTTCGGCATTAGCTATGGCCTGAAGGGATTGGGGGTAATCGTCCTGGGGGGCCTAGGGAATATTCCGGGGGCGGTGCTGGGCGGTTTAATTATCGGCATGGCAGAAGCGTTTATTCCAGCGGATTTTTCGGGGTATCGAGAGGCGATCGCCTTTGCGTTACTGTTTGGGATGTTGCTGCTCCGGCCCCAGGGTCTATTGGGCCAAAAAACGATTCAAAAGGTGTGA